In the genome of Streptomyces collinus, one region contains:
- a CDS encoding APC family permease produces the protein MRTTAEPTDPHGRDDAELTEFGYRPELKRTLGNFHTFAAGISYISILTGTFQLFYFGYGSGGPAYWWSWPMVFVGQFMVALCFAELAARYPVAGSVYNWSKKIGNPHLGWLAGWMMLIASIVSISAVALAYQLTLPQISSFFQFVGDGTGTYDVATNAVILAAVLILFTTLVNAFGVKLMARINTAGVFIELIATVVLIVLFAVHITRGPQVVMETHGTGAGYGNGYLGAFLVASLASAYVMYGFDTAASLGEESLDPTRNAPRAIIRAIVASFVLGGLILLLALMSVSSLKGEKLSTDGLQYIVLDVLGPTAGKAMLWCVLIAVTVCALAVHTAAVRLAFAMARDNNLPASSKLAKCHPRFQTPVLPTVIIGILALAILVVNIRQPQIFTVVTSIGIIMIYLAYLGVTVPLLVARLRGKWQPAGEGRFSLGRWGLPVNILAVLWGAAMTLNLIWPRAAVYNAAAPYHWYLRWGAVLFVAVIAGGGFAYYWFVQRHRTGVLAEHRSEAPTTAPAAAPTAD, from the coding sequence ATGAGAACAACCGCAGAGCCAACCGATCCCCACGGCCGGGACGACGCCGAACTCACCGAATTCGGCTACCGCCCCGAGCTCAAACGCACCCTCGGCAACTTCCACACCTTCGCCGCCGGGATCAGCTACATCTCGATCCTGACCGGCACCTTTCAGCTCTTCTACTTCGGCTACGGAAGCGGAGGTCCTGCCTACTGGTGGTCGTGGCCGATGGTCTTCGTCGGCCAGTTCATGGTCGCCCTGTGCTTCGCGGAGCTCGCCGCCCGCTACCCCGTGGCGGGCTCGGTCTACAACTGGTCGAAGAAGATAGGCAATCCGCATCTGGGCTGGCTCGCCGGCTGGATGATGCTGATCGCCTCGATCGTGTCCATATCGGCGGTCGCGCTGGCCTACCAGTTGACGCTGCCGCAGATCTCGTCGTTCTTCCAGTTCGTGGGGGACGGCACCGGTACGTACGACGTGGCGACCAACGCGGTCATCCTGGCCGCGGTGTTGATCCTGTTCACGACCCTCGTGAACGCCTTCGGCGTCAAGTTGATGGCAAGGATCAACACGGCGGGCGTGTTCATCGAGTTGATCGCCACCGTCGTTCTGATCGTCCTCTTCGCGGTCCACATCACGCGCGGTCCGCAGGTCGTCATGGAAACGCACGGCACCGGCGCGGGGTACGGAAACGGTTACCTGGGCGCCTTCCTGGTGGCCTCGCTGGCCTCGGCGTACGTCATGTACGGCTTCGACACCGCCGCCTCGCTCGGCGAGGAGTCCCTGGACCCGACCAGGAACGCGCCGCGTGCGATCATCCGGGCGATCGTGGCGTCCTTCGTGCTCGGCGGCCTGATCCTGCTGCTCGCGCTGATGAGCGTGTCCAGCCTCAAGGGCGAGAAGCTGTCCACGGACGGCCTGCAGTACATCGTGCTGGACGTGCTCGGGCCGACGGCCGGCAAGGCGATGCTGTGGTGTGTGCTGATCGCGGTCACGGTGTGCGCCCTTGCCGTGCACACGGCGGCCGTCCGGCTGGCGTTCGCCATGGCCCGCGACAACAACCTGCCCGCGTCCTCGAAGCTGGCCAAGTGCCACCCGCGGTTCCAGACACCGGTCCTGCCGACCGTGATCATCGGCATCCTGGCTCTGGCGATCCTCGTGGTCAACATCCGTCAGCCGCAGATCTTCACGGTCGTCACCAGCATCGGCATCATCATGATCTACCTGGCCTACCTGGGCGTCACGGTCCCGCTGCTGGTCGCCCGGCTGCGTGGGAAGTGGCAGCCCGCGGGTGAGGGCCGGTTCTCACTGGGCCGCTGGGGTCTGCCGGTCAACATCCTGGCCGTGCTGTGGGGCGCCGCCATGACGCTCAACCTGATCTGGCCGCGCGCCGCGGTCTACAACGCCGCGGCTCCCTACCACTGGTACCTGCGCTGGGGCGCGGTGTTGTTCGTCGCCGTCATCGCGGGCGGCGGCTTCGCCTACTACTGGTTCGTCCAGCGGCACCGGACCGGCGTGCTCGCCGAGCACCGTTCCGAGGCCCCGACCACCGCTCCCGCCGCCGCGCCGACGGCCGACTGA
- a CDS encoding GntR family transcriptional regulator — protein sequence MAEQLKDLADDRALLGRTSTAERVSDILRSRIAEGYFPPGTRLSEDSIGGALGVSRNTLREAFRLLTHERLLVHELNRGVFVRVLTVEDVEDIYRTRRLVECAVVRGLGEPPYGLDGLAGAVEEGRRAAREGDWKGVGTANIHFHRELVALAASERTAELMRSVFAELRLAFHVVDEPQRLHEPYIARNVAILEALQAGDRGKAESLLAGYLDDSLERVVEVYRRRVGEDG from the coding sequence ATGGCAGAGCAGCTGAAGGACCTCGCCGACGACCGGGCTCTCCTGGGGCGCACCAGCACCGCGGAGCGGGTCTCGGACATCCTCAGGAGCCGGATCGCCGAGGGCTACTTCCCTCCCGGCACCCGCCTGTCGGAGGACAGCATCGGCGGCGCCCTCGGCGTCTCCCGCAACACGCTGCGCGAGGCGTTCCGGCTGCTCACGCACGAGCGTCTGCTCGTCCACGAGCTGAACCGGGGGGTCTTCGTCCGGGTTCTGACCGTGGAGGACGTCGAGGACATCTACCGCACCCGGCGGCTCGTCGAGTGCGCCGTCGTGCGCGGTCTGGGCGAGCCCCCGTACGGCCTCGACGGGCTCGCCGGCGCCGTGGAGGAGGGGCGGCGGGCGGCTCGGGAAGGTGACTGGAAGGGTGTGGGTACGGCCAACATCCACTTCCACCGGGAACTGGTCGCTCTCGCCGCGAGCGAGCGCACCGCCGAGCTGATGCGGAGCGTCTTCGCCGAACTGCGGCTGGCCTTCCACGTGGTGGATGAGCCGCAGCGCCTGCACGAGCCGTACATCGCGCGAAATGTCGCGATTCTGGAGGCTCTTCAGGCGGGGGACCGAGGGAAGGCCGAGAGCCTGCTCGCCGGGTACCTCGACGACTCGCTGGAGCGTGTGGTGGAGGTGTACCGGCGGCGGGTCGGCGAGGACGGGTGA
- a CDS encoding MFS transporter, producing MSTTPPPQALTDDTRPATTERTSDDGAFGWLRALGPRGRRAFAGAFGGYALDSYDYFTLPLSMVALSAYFGLNSGQTGLFTTVTLVVSAVGGALAGVLADRVGRVKALMVTVITYAVFTVACGFAPNYETLLVFRALQGLGFGGEWAVGAILVAEYASAKHRGQTLGAIQSSWAVGWGMAVIAYTVIFSVAGDDLAWRIMFWTGALPALLVIWLRRSVHDAPEAAAAREQSAEKGSFTAIFKPGLLRVTIFAGLLSTGVQGGYYTLATWVPTYLKSERDLSVVGTGGYLTFLISGAFIGYLTGGYLTDKLGRRRNIWLFALLSALCILAYANIPSGANTLLLVLGFPLGFCMSAIFSGFGSYLSELYPTAVRGTGQGFTYNTGRAVGAVFPTTVGFLADSWGVGGALVFGAIGYGIAALALLGLPETRGKELA from the coding sequence ATGAGCACGACCCCTCCACCGCAGGCCCTGACCGACGACACACGCCCCGCGACCACCGAACGCACCTCGGACGACGGGGCGTTCGGCTGGCTGCGTGCCCTGGGCCCGCGCGGCCGCCGCGCCTTCGCCGGTGCCTTCGGCGGCTATGCCCTGGACTCGTACGACTACTTCACGCTTCCGCTGAGCATGGTCGCGCTGTCCGCCTACTTCGGCCTGAACAGCGGACAGACGGGCCTCTTCACGACGGTCACCCTGGTGGTCTCCGCGGTCGGCGGCGCCCTCGCGGGCGTCCTGGCGGACCGTGTCGGCCGGGTGAAGGCGCTGATGGTCACGGTGATCACCTACGCGGTGTTCACCGTCGCCTGCGGTTTCGCGCCCAACTACGAGACGCTGCTGGTCTTCCGTGCCCTCCAGGGCCTCGGTTTCGGCGGCGAGTGGGCGGTCGGCGCGATCCTGGTCGCCGAGTACGCGAGCGCCAAGCACCGAGGCCAGACGCTCGGCGCGATCCAGAGCTCCTGGGCGGTGGGCTGGGGCATGGCCGTGATCGCCTACACCGTCATCTTCTCGGTGGCCGGCGACGACCTGGCCTGGCGCATCATGTTCTGGACCGGGGCACTGCCCGCGCTGCTCGTCATCTGGCTGAGGCGCAGTGTCCACGACGCCCCCGAGGCCGCCGCCGCGCGTGAACAGAGCGCAGAGAAGGGCTCGTTCACGGCGATCTTCAAGCCCGGCCTGCTGCGGGTCACGATCTTCGCCGGACTGCTGTCGACCGGTGTCCAGGGCGGCTACTACACGCTGGCCACCTGGGTGCCGACGTATCTGAAGTCCGAGCGCGACCTGTCGGTCGTCGGCACCGGCGGCTATCTGACGTTCCTCATATCGGGCGCCTTCATCGGCTACCTGACCGGCGGCTACCTCACCGACAAGCTGGGCCGGCGGCGCAACATCTGGCTCTTCGCCCTGCTCTCCGCACTCTGCATCCTGGCGTACGCGAATATCCCGAGCGGTGCCAACACCCTGCTCCTGGTGCTCGGTTTCCCGCTCGGGTTCTGCATGTCGGCGATCTTCAGCGGCTTCGGCTCCTACCTGAGCGAGCTGTACCCGACGGCCGTGCGCGGGACGGGGCAGGGCTTCACGTACAACACCGGCCGTGCGGTGGGCGCCGTGTTCCCGACGACGGTCGGGTTCCTGGCCGACAGCTGGGGCGTCGGGGGCGCGCTGGTCTTCGGTGCGATCGGCTACGGCATCGCGGCGCTCGCGCTGCTGGGGCTGCCGGAGACGCGCGGAAAGGAGCTCGCGTGA
- a CDS encoding putative hydro-lyase yields the protein MNHTSTEDRPLLLVDEHAHAWSPQTARSRFRAGLTGPTAGVAAGHTQVNLISVPADWAYDMLLFCQRNPKPCPVLDVTDAGSWTTVLADGADLRTDLPRYRVWRDGELVDEPTDVRAYWRDDLVSFLIGCSFTFEWALGEAGVPMRHVEQGRNVPMYVTSRQCRPAGRLHGPLVVSMRPVPPRQLAAAIRESSLMPAVHGSPVHCGDPSGLGIDDLGRPDFGDPVDAEPDDIPVFWACGVTPQAAVMASRPPFALTHAPGQMFLTDARDEQYRVA from the coding sequence GTGAACCACACGAGCACCGAGGACCGCCCTCTGCTCCTCGTCGACGAGCACGCGCACGCGTGGAGCCCCCAAACGGCCCGGTCCCGCTTCCGGGCGGGCCTGACCGGCCCCACGGCCGGAGTCGCGGCGGGCCACACCCAGGTCAACCTCATCTCGGTGCCCGCCGACTGGGCCTACGACATGCTGCTGTTCTGCCAGCGCAACCCCAAGCCCTGCCCGGTCCTCGACGTCACGGACGCCGGCTCCTGGACGACCGTGCTCGCCGATGGCGCGGACCTGCGCACCGACCTGCCGCGCTACCGGGTGTGGCGGGACGGCGAGCTGGTGGACGAACCGACGGACGTGCGCGCGTACTGGCGGGACGACCTGGTGTCGTTCCTCATCGGGTGCAGCTTCACCTTCGAGTGGGCGCTGGGCGAGGCGGGCGTTCCGATGCGCCACGTCGAGCAGGGCCGCAACGTCCCGATGTACGTGACGAGCCGGCAGTGCCGTCCGGCGGGGCGGCTGCACGGGCCGCTGGTGGTGTCGATGCGGCCGGTGCCGCCCCGGCAGCTGGCGGCGGCGATCCGGGAGAGCAGTCTCATGCCGGCGGTGCACGGCAGCCCCGTGCACTGCGGCGATCCGTCGGGGCTCGGCATCGACGACCTCGGCCGCCCCGACTTCGGGGACCCGGTGGACGCCGAGCCGGACGACATCCCGGTCTTCTGGGCCTGCGGGGTGACCCCGCAGGCGGCCGTGATGGCCTCGCGTCCGCCGTTCGCCCTCACGCACGCCCCGGGGCAGATGTTCCTCACCGACGCCCGCGACGAGCAGTACCGCGTGGCCTGA
- a CDS encoding LamB/YcsF family protein, translating to MTSIDLNADLGEGFGRWRLTDDERLLSVVTSANVACGFHAGDAVTMRRVCELAAERAVRIGAQVSYRDLAGFGRRAMDVPPAELAAEVAYQIGALEVFARAAGARVAYVKPHGALYNRVVHDEEQAAAVVDGVLLADAALPVLGLPGSRLLELAGKAGLPVVTEAFADRAYTDAGTLVPRTLEGAVVTDPDAVVERSLGLARSGEVVSRSGTRIEVRARSLCLHGDTPGAVELARRVRERLEASGVRVEAFA from the coding sequence ATGACCTCGATCGACCTGAACGCCGACCTCGGCGAGGGCTTCGGCCGCTGGCGGCTCACCGACGACGAACGGCTGCTGTCCGTCGTCACCAGCGCCAACGTGGCCTGCGGCTTCCACGCCGGGGACGCGGTCACCATGCGTCGGGTGTGCGAGCTGGCAGCCGAGCGCGCAGTCCGCATCGGCGCCCAGGTGTCCTACCGGGACCTGGCCGGGTTCGGGCGGCGCGCGATGGACGTGCCGCCCGCCGAGCTGGCAGCGGAAGTCGCCTACCAGATCGGCGCGTTGGAGGTCTTCGCGCGCGCGGCCGGTGCCCGCGTGGCCTACGTGAAGCCGCACGGTGCGCTCTACAACCGGGTCGTGCACGACGAGGAGCAGGCCGCCGCGGTCGTCGACGGCGTGCTCCTCGCGGACGCCGCCCTGCCCGTACTCGGGCTGCCCGGCTCACGCCTGCTGGAGCTGGCCGGGAAGGCCGGACTGCCGGTCGTCACCGAGGCGTTCGCGGACCGGGCGTACACCGACGCGGGCACCCTGGTGCCGCGCACGCTGGAGGGCGCCGTGGTCACCGACCCGGATGCCGTCGTGGAGCGGTCCCTGGGCCTGGCCCGTTCCGGGGAGGTCGTCTCCCGCTCGGGCACGCGCATCGAGGTACGCGCGCGTTCCCTGTGCCTGCACGGCGACACCCCGGGCGCTGTGGAGCTGGCGCGCCGGGTGCGGGAGCGGCTGGAGGCGTCGGGGGTCCGGGTGGAGGCCTTCGCATGA
- a CDS encoding 5-oxoprolinase subunit B family protein, with protein sequence MKVLPVGEDALLVEVSSGDEAQALHAELLRRRAEGTLSVREIVPAARTVLLDGLDAPARLAAELTAAELPAAPPRARDVVEIPVRYDGPDLAEVAAHWGVPVREVARIHGDTEFRVAFCGFAPGFGYLTGLPPRYDVPRRATPRTAVPAGSVALAGPYTGVYPRSSPGGWQLIGTTDAVLWDHARVPAALLSPGTPVRFVPEAGS encoded by the coding sequence ATGAAGGTCCTGCCCGTCGGCGAGGACGCCCTGCTCGTCGAGGTCTCCTCGGGCGACGAGGCCCAGGCCCTGCACGCGGAGCTGCTGCGGCGCCGCGCGGAGGGAACGCTCTCGGTCCGCGAGATCGTGCCCGCGGCCCGCACGGTCCTCCTCGACGGCCTCGACGCCCCCGCCCGACTGGCCGCCGAACTGACCGCCGCCGAACTGCCGGCCGCTCCCCCACGCGCGCGTGACGTGGTGGAGATCCCGGTCCGCTACGACGGCCCGGACCTGGCCGAGGTCGCCGCGCACTGGGGCGTGCCGGTGCGGGAGGTCGCCCGTATCCACGGCGACACCGAGTTCCGGGTGGCCTTCTGCGGCTTCGCACCCGGCTTCGGCTACCTCACGGGGCTGCCGCCGCGCTACGACGTCCCGCGCCGGGCCACTCCGCGTACGGCCGTCCCGGCCGGGTCGGTCGCCCTGGCGGGCCCGTACACGGGCGTGTACCCGCGCTCCTCGCCGGGCGGCTGGCAGCTCATCGGCACCACGGACGCGGTGCTGTGGGACCACGCGCGCGTGCCGGCCGCGCTGCTGTCACCGGGCACGCCGGTGCGGTTCGTCCCCGAGGCGGGGTCATGA
- a CDS encoding 5-oxoprolinase subunit C family protein, with product MTDRALAVVRAGALTTVQDAGRPGHAHLGVPRSGALDRPAAGLANRLVGDPPETAVLETTLDGCAVRPRSTVTVAVTGAPCRVTVDGRPVAWGAPVRVPAGALLDVGPAVSGVRAYVGVSGGIAVEPVLGSRSTDLLSGLGPPPLADGTVLPLGRPAGVQARVDVAPQPAPPAELVLRVTLGPRDGWFTPEAVRAFVSRPYRVSSASNRIGLRTEGPALERARPGELPSEGMVLGAVQVPPDGRPVVFLADHPTTGGYPVIAVVHAADLPAAAQAVPDTPVRFVTVRRR from the coding sequence ATGACGGACCGCGCCCTCGCCGTCGTCCGGGCCGGGGCCCTCACCACCGTGCAGGACGCGGGCCGTCCCGGGCACGCCCACCTCGGCGTCCCCCGCTCCGGGGCGCTGGACCGGCCTGCGGCCGGCCTCGCCAACCGGCTCGTCGGCGATCCGCCGGAGACGGCCGTACTGGAGACGACCCTCGACGGCTGTGCCGTACGACCCCGTTCGACCGTCACCGTGGCGGTCACGGGCGCGCCCTGCCGGGTCACGGTGGACGGACGGCCCGTCGCCTGGGGCGCGCCGGTACGCGTCCCCGCCGGGGCGCTGCTGGACGTCGGTCCCGCCGTGTCGGGCGTACGCGCCTACGTGGGAGTCTCCGGGGGCATCGCGGTCGAGCCGGTGCTCGGCAGCCGGTCGACGGACCTGCTGTCGGGGCTCGGCCCGCCCCCGCTCGCGGACGGGACGGTGCTGCCCCTGGGCCGGCCGGCCGGCGTGCAGGCGCGCGTGGACGTCGCTCCGCAGCCGGCGCCACCGGCCGAGCTGGTGCTGCGGGTGACGCTCGGTCCGCGCGACGGCTGGTTCACGCCCGAGGCGGTACGGGCCTTCGTTTCCCGGCCCTACCGGGTGTCCTCCGCGAGCAACCGCATCGGACTGCGCACGGAGGGGCCCGCCCTGGAGCGGGCCCGGCCGGGTGAACTTCCCAGCGAGGGCATGGTGCTGGGCGCCGTGCAGGTCCCGCCGGACGGCAGGCCGGTGGTGTTCCTGGCCGACCACCCGACCACCGGGGGCTATCCGGTGATCGCCGTGGTCCACGCCGCCGACCTCCCGGCCGCGGCCCAGGCGGTCCCGGACACACCGGTCCGCTTCGTGACCGTGCGCCGCCGCTAG
- a CDS encoding SGNH/GDSL hydrolase family protein, translating into MALGDSLTEGVGDPAGNGAWRGWAALLADGLSAEAAAFTNLAVSGAQTRDVLERQLPTALELRPDLVSVVVGVNDTLRCTFDIRAVAARLDQVYAACTEQGTFLLTACLPDPGRMLGLPGALANPLARRQRAVNTVVHALSERYGALHLHAGEGDWTTDRALWSADRLHPGERGHRQLALRFHALLAEHGLATGPAPSPEPEFPAPAKAASLWWLATAGTGWVARRCTDLLPQLLALAADELRHRARGTSAGLDLRASAAVSAALGALSVAERADAV; encoded by the coding sequence GTGGCGCTCGGGGACTCGCTCACCGAGGGCGTGGGGGATCCCGCGGGGAACGGGGCGTGGCGTGGCTGGGCTGCGCTGCTCGCCGACGGGCTCTCCGCGGAGGCGGCCGCGTTCACCAACCTCGCGGTGAGCGGTGCGCAGACCCGGGACGTTCTGGAGCGGCAGCTGCCCACCGCGCTGGAGCTGCGGCCCGACCTCGTGTCCGTGGTCGTCGGCGTCAACGACACCCTGCGCTGCACGTTCGACATCCGGGCCGTGGCAGCCCGGCTCGACCAGGTGTACGCGGCCTGCACCGAGCAGGGGACGTTCCTGCTCACCGCGTGCCTGCCCGACCCGGGCAGGATGCTCGGCCTGCCGGGGGCCCTCGCCAACCCGCTGGCCCGGCGGCAACGGGCCGTGAACACCGTGGTGCACGCCCTGTCCGAGCGGTACGGGGCGCTGCACCTGCACGCGGGCGAGGGCGACTGGACCACCGACCGAGCCCTGTGGAGCGCGGACCGGCTGCACCCCGGGGAGCGCGGGCACCGGCAACTCGCCCTGCGCTTCCATGCGCTGCTCGCGGAGCACGGCCTCGCGACGGGGCCCGCGCCCTCGCCAGAGCCCGAGTTCCCCGCCCCGGCGAAGGCGGCGAGCCTGTGGTGGCTGGCCACGGCCGGCACCGGCTGGGTGGCACGCCGGTGCACCGACCTGCTGCCCCAGCTCCTGGCCCTGGCCGCCGACGAACTCCGGCACCGCGCCCGCGGCACGAGCGCCGGGCTCGACCTGCGGGCCTCGGCCGCGGTGTCCGCCGCGCTCGGCGCCCTGTCGGTGGCTGAGCGGGCGGACGCGGTTTAG
- a CDS encoding glycosyltransferase: protein MSASRSGGSTRSLRIVRLANFVAPSSGGLRTALRELGKGYKDAGHDPVLVIPGECLSDRETEQGRVITLPGPLLPGTGGYRVLADKRRVARLLEELAPDRLEVSDRTTLRWTGKWARRARIPAVMVSHETADGVLRTWGVPEGAARRAADALNTRTAHTYARVVCTTEFAEREFVRIGARNVVRAPLGVDLVRRHPALREPEVRARHARVDETLLVMCSRLSVEKRPGTALDALQTLRRRGRRAVLVVAGDGPLRAGLERRAREGGLPVTFLGHVSDPGQLGALQASADVALAPGPAETFGLAALEAMACGTPVAASASSALSEVIGAAGAVAADHGEAFADAVDLLLERQEADRREAARARAECFGWNAAVDAFLAAHDAAVPVRPARPFVPGGVA, encoded by the coding sequence ATGAGCGCCTCCCGCTCCGGCGGCAGCACCCGGTCGCTGCGGATCGTCCGGCTCGCCAACTTCGTCGCCCCGTCGTCCGGCGGCCTGCGCACCGCCCTGCGCGAACTCGGCAAGGGCTACAAGGACGCGGGACACGACCCCGTCCTCGTGATCCCCGGCGAGTGCCTGAGCGACCGAGAGACCGAGCAGGGGCGGGTGATCACCCTGCCCGGGCCGCTGCTGCCCGGCACCGGCGGATACCGCGTCCTCGCCGACAAGCGGCGCGTGGCCCGGCTCCTGGAGGAGCTCGCGCCGGACCGGCTAGAGGTGTCCGACCGGACGACCTTGCGGTGGACCGGCAAGTGGGCGCGCCGCGCCCGGATCCCGGCCGTGATGGTCTCCCACGAGACGGCCGACGGGGTGCTGCGCACCTGGGGTGTGCCCGAGGGGGCCGCCCGGCGTGCCGCCGACGCCCTCAACACCCGTACGGCGCACACCTACGCGCGCGTGGTGTGCACCACCGAGTTCGCCGAGCGGGAGTTCGTGCGGATCGGGGCCCGCAACGTCGTCCGAGCCCCGCTCGGCGTCGATCTGGTGCGGCGTCACCCGGCGCTGCGCGAGCCGGAGGTACGGGCGCGCCACGCGCGCGTGGACGAGACGTTGCTCGTGATGTGCTCGCGGCTCTCCGTGGAGAAGCGGCCCGGCACGGCTCTGGACGCCCTTCAGACGCTGCGGCGGCGCGGTCGCAGGGCCGTGCTGGTGGTGGCCGGGGACGGTCCGCTGCGGGCCGGGCTCGAACGGCGGGCGCGCGAGGGCGGCCTGCCGGTCACCTTCCTCGGGCACGTCTCCGACCCGGGGCAGCTCGGTGCACTCCAGGCGTCCGCCGACGTGGCACTAGCCCCGGGGCCCGCCGAGACCTTCGGGCTCGCCGCTCTGGAGGCCATGGCCTGCGGCACGCCCGTGGCCGCGAGCGCGTCGTCGGCACTGTCGGAGGTGATCGGCGCCGCCGGCGCCGTCGCGGCGGACCACGGGGAGGCGTTCGCGGACGCCGTGGACCTGCTGCTGGAACGCCAGGAGGCGGACCGGCGCGAAGCGGCACGCGCGCGTGCGGAGTGCTTCGGGTGGAACGCGGCGGTCGACGCGTTTCTCGCCGCGCACGACGCGGCTGTCCCCGTGCGCCCGGCTCGGCCGTTCGTGCCCGGGGGCGTGGCATGA
- a CDS encoding glycosyltransferase family 4 protein: MRVVIVTESFPPDVNGVAHCALQTARHLVDRGHAPVVVAPAPAPGSKPDASAPCPVVHVPSLPLPGYPQVRVALPSRRLAATLIEHRPDVVHLASPFVLGVRGMAAAARLGIPAVGVYQTDLAGYARTYMGAGEAAAWRRIRSVHGACDLTLAPSSAALHDLQTHGVPRVELWPRGVDTERFRPDRRDEALRRELAPNGELIVGYVGRLAPEKQVELLSGACGLEGVRVVIVGDGPSRPGLEQALPGALFLGRRTGDDLARVFASFDVFAHTGPFETFCQTVQEAMASGLPVVAPAAGGPLDLVAHGRTGLLVPPRDASAVRDAVRSLAADAGLRAAFGAAGRATVEGRTWAAVGDQLIGHYAKVLAGRRTAVAA, encoded by the coding sequence ATGCGTGTCGTCATCGTGACCGAATCCTTTCCCCCCGATGTGAACGGCGTGGCCCACTGCGCGCTCCAGACCGCCCGGCACCTCGTCGATCGCGGTCACGCCCCCGTCGTCGTCGCCCCGGCCCCCGCGCCCGGCAGCAAGCCCGACGCCTCCGCGCCGTGCCCCGTCGTCCACGTCCCCTCCCTCCCGCTCCCCGGCTACCCCCAGGTGCGCGTCGCCCTCCCCAGCCGCCGCCTGGCCGCCACCCTCATCGAGCACCGTCCCGACGTCGTCCACCTCGCCAGCCCCTTCGTCCTCGGTGTGCGCGGCATGGCCGCCGCCGCGCGCCTCGGCATCCCCGCCGTCGGCGTCTACCAGACCGACCTGGCCGGGTACGCCCGTACCTACATGGGCGCAGGGGAGGCCGCCGCCTGGCGGCGTATCCGCTCCGTGCACGGCGCCTGCGACCTCACCCTCGCCCCGTCCAGCGCCGCCCTGCACGACTTGCAGACCCACGGTGTCCCGCGCGTCGAGCTGTGGCCGCGTGGCGTGGACACCGAGCGCTTCCGGCCCGACCGGCGCGACGAGGCCCTGCGGCGGGAACTCGCCCCGAACGGCGAGCTGATCGTCGGCTACGTCGGCCGGCTCGCCCCCGAGAAGCAGGTCGAACTCCTCTCCGGTGCCTGTGGCCTGGAGGGCGTCCGGGTCGTGATCGTCGGCGACGGCCCCAGCCGGCCCGGTCTGGAGCAGGCGCTGCCGGGTGCCCTCTTCCTCGGCCGGCGCACCGGTGACGACCTCGCCCGGGTCTTCGCCTCGTTCGACGTCTTCGCCCACACGGGCCCCTTCGAGACGTTCTGCCAGACGGTCCAGGAGGCCATGGCCAGCGGCCTGCCGGTGGTGGCGCCCGCCGCGGGCGGACCGCTGGACCTGGTCGCCCACGGACGCACGGGGCTGCTGGTGCCCCCGCGCGACGCGAGCGCCGTCCGCGACGCGGTGCGGTCCCTGGCCGCCGACGCCGGGCTGCGGGCAGCCTTCGGCGCCGCCGGGCGCGCCACGGTCGAGGGCCGCACCTGGGCGGCCGTCGGGGACCAGCTGATCGGGCACTACGCGAAGGTCCTCGCCGGGCGCCGGACGGCGGTGGCGGCATGA